The Engystomops pustulosus chromosome 4, aEngPut4.maternal, whole genome shotgun sequence genome contains a region encoding:
- the RBPMS2 gene encoding RNA-binding protein with multiple splicing 2 gives MSTMKPDTEHNNNIEEEVRTLFVSGLPIDIKPRELYLLFRPFKGYEGSLIKLTSKQPVGFVTFDNRAGAEAAKNALNGIRFDPENPQTLRLEFAKANTKMAKNKLMATPNPTNLHPALGAHFIARDPYDLTGAALIPASPEAWSPYPLYTTELAPAIPHAAFTYPAAAAAAAALHAQMRWYPPSEATQQGWKSRQFC, from the exons ATGAGTACTATGAAGCCCGACACCGAGCACAATAATAACATAGAGGAAGAG GTCAGAACACTCTTTGTTAGTGGTCTTCCAATAGACATCAAACCGAGGGAACTTTACTTACTATTCCGACCATTTAAG GGTTATGAAGGATCACTGATCAAGCTAACCTCAAAACAG CCTGTAGGCTTTGTTACCTTCGATAACAGGGCTGGTGCAGAAGCTGCCAAGAATGCCTTAAAT GGTATCCGTTTTGATCCAGAAAACCCACAGACATTAAGACTAGAGTTTGCAAAGGCCAACACAAAGATGGCAAAGAACAAATTAATGGCTACACCTAACCCCACCAACCTCCACCCTGCACTTGGAGCACACTTCATTGCACGAGATCCAT ATGACCTGACCGGTGCTGCACTTATCCCAGCCTCACCAGAAGCTTGGTCTCCCTATCCACTGTACACTACAGAGCTGGCACCAGCAATTCCCCATGCCGCATTTACATATCCAGCGGCAGCTGCCGCAGCAGCTGCTCTCCATGCACAG ATGCGCTGGTATCCACCTTCTGAAGCCACTCAACAGGGATGGAAGTCTCGTCAGTTCTGCTAA